In Orenia marismortui DSM 5156, the sequence AAAGTATAAATTTAACTGCTAATCTCGTTTTTCCTATGGAAAGGAATGATGACTAGGTGAGGAGATTAATAATTTTAGTACTAAGTATTTTATTAGTGATTAGTTTTTACTTGTATTATCACAATCAGTGGAAGCTAAGAGATGAAGACTTGAATCACTTTAAAGAAGTTTTGGCTAAAGAAATTATTGTACCAGCAGAAAAAAGAACTGAGAAAAAGAATGATATTGAGAAAAAAGATGAAGATATACAAATTAAATCTCCATTTAACTCTAATCTAAAGCTAGAGAAAAGAGATGATTTTCATCAAAGATCTTCACAGGATTCGATAAAACTTGGTGAAGGAAGATTAGAGATTAAGAAACCACCTTTTAGATTAAAGGGAATATTAAAAGTTGCCAATAAAGAATTGATTAATATAGAATTTGAGAGAGAAAATCATAGGCTAAAGCTTGGAGATAGACTAGATGGATTTACATTAATTGAAGTATTAAAGGGAGAAGTTACTTTTAAGAAAGAAGATAGATCTTTCAAATTTAAACTTGCTGAGTAAGGAGGGGATTTAAATTAATAAAATTAAGAAGACTGAACTCATATTGTTATTGATATTTACTGTATTTATATTTAATTCTACAGTATATTCTTTTTCTGATATAGATGGTCTTAATATCAATTTTAAGGATATGGAATTAACAGAAGCCTTTAGAACTCTTGCAGAAATGACTGAGATCAATATAGCCACTGATAGTGCTATCCAGGGTAAGACTACACTTTATTTAGATGATGTATCTTTAATAGAAGCATTAGATGTCTTAACGAAGACTAATAATTTAGGATATAAAATTATAAATAATACAGTTTTTATAGCACCTAATACAAAGATGCAAGAAATTTTTGAAAATAAAAAAACTAAAATTTATAAATTAAAGAATGCTAATCCAGAAAGAATTAAAGCTAATATTGATCACCTGATCTCTGATGGTATTATTAAAATAAATGAGCGGACTAATAGCTTAATAATTACAACTTATGAAAGTAATTTTTCAGCCATAGAGCAGGCAATATCTAGTTTAGATTATTCTAAGAAACAGGTTTCTTTGCAGGTTAGATTTGAAGAGATATCCCACAGTGGCTTAGAGGATTTGGGTGTTAAATGGGAACTAGATAATGATGGAGTAGGAACTACTAGAGATTTAGCAAATGATTCTTTTAAGATAGGTAATTTAAATTTTGGTTATCAGCTTTCTTTGGGAGCTTTAGAAAGTTCTGGGGTTGCTAATGTATTGGCTAATCCAAAGATAACTACCGTTGAAGGAGAAGAGGCATATATTAATATTGGTGATGAAATACCGATAGTACAGGTTACAGAGGAAGAAGATAGTGATGGCAATACTCAGACTTCAAAGGAAGTAGAATTTAAAAATATAGGGATAAATTTAAAGATTACTCCCAAAATTACAGATGATAAGAAGGTATTTATCAAATTAGAACCAGAAATAACTAATTTCATTGATTGGATAGAGGTTGAAGGAACTAAATATCCTGAGACTCGGGTTAAAAAAGTTTCAACAAAGGTTGAAGTAAGGAGTGGAGAAACTATTGCAATTGGAGGGTTGATTGAAGAGACTGAATATGAAGATATAGCCAAGTTACCATTGTTAGGTGATGTACCTATTTTAGGCAAACTCTTTCAAAGAAAGACAACAGAAACAGAGAAAAGGGAATTGGTTATTTTTATTACTCCTCAAATCATAGAGGATGGAGTAGGAGGTTTTTCTTCAGGGAAAAAAAGAGAGATAATACCTTTTTCCTATCAGTTAGAAAGAGATCAAAGCTATTTAGAATTGGCAAATTTATTTAATCTCTTTATAGATAATATACGAGAATATAATCCTAAAATAGCTAAGAATAATTTATCAGCAGGACAAATAGTAGAGATACCTATTCCTAAAAAGCGTTATTACTTAGTCCAGAAAGGTGATACAATAGAATCTATAACTAAAAAATATAAGATTAAAGCTGATATTATTAAGCGAATAAATAAGATTGAAGATTTAAGGGATCATTTAGGAGAACATATCATTCTTCCAATTGATGTTAAAATAGAGGATGATTCTAGTTAAGCTAGAAATCAAAGCTATGTTAAAAGGATATTAGTGAGCATTGCAATTCTCACTAATATCCTTTTTTATTTTTCGATCAGAATTAAGATGAGAATATTCTTTAACTACTTAGGGATGGAAGTTTTGATTTCTTTTTTTTATCATCTAGATATGTTATAATAACATTTGATAGAATAAGCACTAATTGTTGAATCTTAATAAAGATAAGTATTTAAAGGAGAGAAAAAATGGAGATAATAATTAGTCACCAGCGCACGGATTTTGATGGATTAGCTTCTATGGTAGCAGTTCAGAAGTTATATCCTCAAGCGATTATGGTTTTCTCAGGTAAAGTAACTAATAATGTAAAAAAATTTATGGCTTTATATAAGGATAGAATTACCATAAAACACTCTAGAGATATAGATAAAGCAAAGGTTGATAGGGTTATTATGGTAGATACTAGAGTTGCCTCTCGAGTAGGTAGTTTTTCTAATTTAGTACAGAAAGATGAAATAGATGTTTTAATTTATGATCATCATCTAGATAGGAATAAAAATTTAGAGAATGCTCGGGAAATTGTTAAGAGTGTAGGGGCAACAACTACATTATTAGTTAATGAATTAAAGCAGAAATCTATAGAAATAACTTCTTTTGAGGCTACTTTGTTTGCGTTGGGAATTTATGAAGATACTGGCTGTTTAGTTTATAAAAGTACCACTTCTGCTGATGCTAAAGCAGTAGCTTATTTATTAGAACAAGGTGCTAATTTGGAGATAGTAGAAGAGTATATTGAATATTCTTTAGATAGAAAACAGCACCAGTTATTTAATAAATTATTAGATTCCCTACATCAAATTAGCGTTAAAGGTTTTAAAATTGATGTCTTTCAGTCTGAAACTGAGGAATATATACCTGATATTTCTTTATTAGCCCATAAACTCAATGAATTACATAATGCCGATGCTTTATTTGTCTTGGTCAAATATGATCATAAGATATTAATTATAGGCCGTAGTAATAATGATAGTATTAATATAGCAGAGATTCTAAAGTATTATGGTGGAGGTGGCCATGATAGAGCAGCTTCTGCCACATTAAAGGTCAAAGAAGATAAATCCTTAATGGACTATCAAGAAGAATTAATTTGTACAATTAATGAAAAGGTAACGCCTGCCATCTTGGTAGAAGATATTATGTCTACACCGGTTAAAACAGTTACTCCAGATGTTAGTATGGGAGAAGCTGATGAGATAATGCTAAGAAGTGGCTATTCTGGTTTGATAGTACTAGATAATGAAGAAATAAAAGGAATAATTTCAAGAAGAGATATAGACAAAGTCAGAAAGCATGGATTATTGCATGCACCTGTAAAGGGTTATATGTCAAGTAATATAGTTAGTATTAATGCTAAATCATCTCTAAAAGAGGTACAAGATACAATTGTGGATCATGATATTGGACGATTACCTGTTGTAGATGAGCAAGGAGAATTGGTTGGGATTGTTAGTCGGAGTGATCTTTTAAAACTCTTTTATGGTAAAGATGATTATTTAAAGAATAAACAGAATTTATATGGTAGAAGTTTAGTTCAGGTGCAAGAAAAGAGATATGATATTACAGATAAACTTAACTTAGTTGACCAAGAAATAATTACTTTGCTTAAAGAAGCGGGAAATTTAGCAGATCAGATGGAGATTAAGCTCTATATAGTTGGTGGCTTTCCTAGAGATCTATTACTAGAGAGAGTAAATTTAGATTTAGATTTAGTAGTAGAGGGTGATGGTGTAGAATTTGCACGGAGATTTGCCCAAAAATTAAAGGGAGAGCTTGATATATACCATGAATTTGGAACTGCTGTACTTTCATTAGAGAACAATCTAAAAGTTGATATAGCAAGTACTAGAGTAGAGTATTATTCCAAAGTTGCTAGCTTGCCAGAAGTAGAGTCTGGATCAATTCAACAGGATCTATTTAGAAGAGATTTTTCTATTAATGCCTTAGCTATTCAATTAAATAGCTCATCTTTTGGGCAATTAGTCGATTATTTTAATGGAAAAAATGATTTAGAAGCAGGAATTATAAGATTATTACATAACTTTAGTCTATATGATGATCCGACTAGGATCTTTAGAGGTTTGAGGTTTGCAAGTCGTTATGGCTTTAAATTTGAACTTAGAACTAAAGAGTTAATTAGACAAGCAGTTGATTTAGATGTAATAGAAAAGCTAAGCAATAATAGGTTATTTAATAAATTAGAGCTGGGATTAAAGGACAGATATCCTATTAAATTTATCAATTTATTACAAGAAGAGAATATCTTAAATTATATTTCTGAAAATATTAGCTGGGATGAAAGTAAAGAATCTTTAGCTAATAATATAAAGAAAGTATTAAGATGGTTAGATGAGTTAAAGGTATCCTTTAACTTTGATGAATGGATATTATATTTAATGGTCTTAATTTTAGGATTGGAAGAAGAGGATGTTAAAGAATTTAATAAGCGTTTTAATTTAAAGAATAATATATCTTATCGATTACTTAATACCTTAGAGGTTGATAATATCATTACTAAGTTAGATAAAGTTGAATCCAATAGTGAGATTTATTATCTATTAGAAGGATTAGCTATTGAGGATATAGTATTAATCTTAATCAAAGACTTTTCTTTAAGAGAGAAAGTTAGACTATATTTAGAAGAGTTGAGGTGGATAGATATTAAAATCTCTGGAGATGATATTATTGAGTTTGGTATTCAACCTGGTCCTTTATTTACAGAAATTTTAAAGGCGATTAAGAAGGCGAAATTAGATGATAAGATTAATAGTTATGAAGAAGAGAAGAAATTTTTAGAGAACTATATAGCAGAAAGGAATGGCTAATATGAATAAAATAGCAGAGCTTGCTTTGCTAATTCCTATATTATTATTATCTTTGTCAATGCATGAATTTGCTCATGGTAAGATGGCAGATCTATTAGGTGATCCAACACCTAAAATGACTGGAAGGTTGACCTTAAATCCTATGGCTCACCTAAGTCTAATGGGAACTTTAGTTTTATTAATTACAAGAAGGTTTGGTTGGGCCAAACCTGTACAGGTTAACCCTAGATATTTTAAAGATCAACGGAAAGGTATGATGTTAGTAGGCTTATCAGGCCCTTTAGCTAATGTTTTATTAGCTATTGTATTTGCATTGATCTTTAAATTTGCTGCTGGATATTTATTTCAAATTGCTAATCCATATATAATTCGTTATTTGTTTTTAATAGCTATCTCTATAAATTTAGGTTTGGCAATTTTTAATTTAATTCCTGTACCTCCTTTAGATGGATCAAAGATACTAGAGGGAATATTACCAGCTAGTATGGATCATATTATTCGTAATTTAGAAGCTTATGGTCCCTTTTTCTTATTATTTTTTGCTTTTAGTGGATTTTTGGGCTCGATCTTGGGACCAATTATTATGATTGTACGTAATTTATTATTTAATATTGTTGGTATATAAGTGATAAATTTATATAAATTTAATTAATTTTTGAAAATGTAGGGGGAATTATGATGGAAAAGAAAGGTACTATTTTAAGTGGGATGCGTCCTACTGGTAAGTTACATTTAGGACATTTAATAGGTGTTCTAGATAATTGGAATAAGCTACAAGATGAATATAACTGTATCTTTGAGGTTGCCGATTGGCATGCTTTAACAACTAAGTATGATCAAACTGAAGGGTTACAGACAAATATAAGAGAGCAAGTAATTGATTGGATTAGTGCAGGAATTGATCCAGATAAGAGTATTATTTTTGTTCAATCACATGTTCCAGAGATTGCAGAATTACACCTGTTATTATCGATGATTGTGTCTGTATCTCGTTTAGAAAGAAATCCGACCTATAAAGAGCAGGTTCAAGAATTAGGAGTAAAGGATTCAATTCCTTTTGGACTATTAGAATATCCAGTTTTGCAAGCTGCTGATATTTTAGCTTTTAAAGGAACAGCTGTTCCAGTTGGCGAAGATCAATTGCCACATATTGAAATTACTCGAGAGATTGCTAGGAGGTTTAATTACTTATATGATGAGGTCTTTGTTGAGCCAGAGGCTAAACTAGGTAAGGTTACTAAGTTATTAGGCTTAGATGGTCGCAAGATGAGTAAGAGTTATGGTAATGCTATTTATCTTTCTGATAAAAAAGAAGAGATTGAAGGAAAGGTTAAAAGTATGGTAACTGATCCTCAAAGAATTCGGTTAAAGGATCCAGGAAATCCTGAGGTTTGTTCTGTATATTCTTATCATAAGATCTTTAGCAAAGGTAGAGTTGATGAGGTTGCTAAAGGATGTAAGAATGCTAGTTTAGGATGTATGGATTGTAAGGCTATATTAACTGAATCTATTGTTGATTATATGACTGATATTCATCAAAGAAGAGCTGAATTAGAAGAAAATCCTGAACTAGTAGATCAGATTTTAGCCGATGGAGCTCAAAAGGCTCGTAAGATAGCTAAAGAAACATTAGAAGAGGTACGTAGTGCAATGAATTTGAAGTGGGAATAAGAACTTAGATTTTGGTGTTAATAAATCACCTGATATCTAACTCTTAAGACCTAATTTGAGGAGTGAGAGTATGGGCTATGAAGTAAAGATAGATGCTTTTCAAGGTCCCATTGATCTGTTGATGCATCTATTGAAGAAGAATAAAGTGGAAATTTATGATATACCAATTTCAAAGATTACAAAACAGTATTTGGAATATATAGCTAACATGAAAAAGCTAGATTTAGATGTAGCAAGTGAATTTTTAGTAATGGCAGCACAGTTAATGGAGATTAAGGCCCAGACCTTATTACCTAAAAAGAAGAGTGATGATGAAGAAGAAGAGATTGATCCTCGCCAGGAGTTAGTAGAAAAACTGTTAGAATACAAAAAATATAAGCAATTAGCTTTTGAATTAAAAGAATTTGAGCATGAAAAACGTCAGTCTTATACTCGTAATGTGGCCCCTTTATTAGTAGATTTAGAATTTGAAAAATCAAATCCTTTAGAGGGAGTTAGTGTTGATAAATTTATCTCTGCTTTTCATAAAGCTATCAAAAGAGGGAAGAAAAAGCAAGAAAAGATAAATGAAGATGATAAAAGTAAGAAAAAGCTTAATCAATTACAAGAAGAAGAGCTTACAATCAAAGAACAGCAAGGTTATATTATGCAGAGATTAATTTTAAGTAAGGGTCAAATGAACTTTATGAACTTATTCTCTAATATTATTTCAAGATTAGAAATAGTAGTTACTTTTATGGCTCTATTAGAGTTGATCAAAATAAATGAAGTGAAAATTAAGCAAGATGATAATTTCGATGAGATTATAATCTATTCGGTATCTAGGTCTAGCGATAAATCTACAGATACAATAAAATAGCTATATCTCATTTTATGATGTGAGGTGATGATAAATGCTAAGTGAAGTAGAGATCAAAGCTGCTATTGAAGCATTATTATTTATGGCAACAGATCCTTTGAAGATGAAGGAGATAAAAAAAGTACTAGAAGTTGATAAAAGAAAGATAAAGCAAGCAATAGACTTAATTAGACAAGAGTATTCTAGAAATGATAAGGGTATAGAGTTGATTCAAATTAACAAAGGATATCAGTTACAGACTAAAGCTAATTATCAATCTTTTGTAAAAGAGTTACATAAACCTGAAATGAATAATAAATTAAGTCAAGCAGCTTTAGAGACCTTAGCAATTATTGCGTATAAGCAACCGGTTACTCGTGCTGAAATTGAAGATATTAGAGGTGTTAATGTAGAAAAAGCTCTAAAAACTATACAGAAAAGAGGTTTAATAGCTGAAGTAGGTAGAAAAGATACCATAGGAAATCCAATTATTTATGGGACTACTGTTGACTTTTTGCAGTATATGGGTCTTGAGAGTTTAGATGAATTACCTCCAGCTCAAGAGTTTACAGAGCTAAATGAAGATGAGATTCCAGAAGAATTATCAGAATAAAAAATAAAGAAGCTCAAGTGTTTAAACACTTGAGCTTCTTTATTTTTTGTCGCTACTTAATTATGATTTATTATTACCTTACTATCTATCTGAAATGTAAGCTTTTAAGGTATACTATTACAATCATCGGGGAAGATAATAACTATAAGTTAGAAAGGGGGTTTGCATCATTCTATTAATTTTAATCCTCTTAATAGTAATAAGTTTATTATTTTTGCCAATAAAATTAAAGGTTAAGCTTTATGCTGAACAGACAAAGGGTGATTTGATTTTTAAGCTAAGAATAACTTTTTTTAAGTATAAATTAGAATTGCCTTTTTTACATATAGATCAAAAGTTTTCTATAAGTTCTTTATTTCTACAGGCAGAATTAGAAAGAAAGTTAGGTAAAGATATAAAGATAAAAGAAGATTTAGAAGGAGGAGAGAAGAATTACGAAGATTTAAATAACATAGTTCTTTTTTTTAAGGAGATAAAACAGGGATTAAGTAATACAGAAGATATTCTTTCTATTATTGATAGGTGTGAATATTTTTCCTGGAAAACTAACTTTGGATTTGCTAATCCAGCTTATACAGGGGTTATTACGGGTTTTTTATGGTCTATAAAAGGAGTTATAATATCGATAA encodes:
- a CDS encoding LysM peptidoglycan-binding domain-containing protein, with translation MLLIFTVFIFNSTVYSFSDIDGLNINFKDMELTEAFRTLAEMTEINIATDSAIQGKTTLYLDDVSLIEALDVLTKTNNLGYKIINNTVFIAPNTKMQEIFENKKTKIYKLKNANPERIKANIDHLISDGIIKINERTNSLIITTYESNFSAIEQAISSLDYSKKQVSLQVRFEEISHSGLEDLGVKWELDNDGVGTTRDLANDSFKIGNLNFGYQLSLGALESSGVANVLANPKITTVEGEEAYINIGDEIPIVQVTEEEDSDGNTQTSKEVEFKNIGINLKITPKITDDKKVFIKLEPEITNFIDWIEVEGTKYPETRVKKVSTKVEVRSGETIAIGGLIEETEYEDIAKLPLLGDVPILGKLFQRKTTETEKRELVIFITPQIIEDGVGGFSSGKKREIIPFSYQLERDQSYLELANLFNLFIDNIREYNPKIAKNNLSAGQIVEIPIPKKRYYLVQKGDTIESITKKYKIKADIIKRINKIEDLRDHLGEHIILPIDVKIEDDSS
- a CDS encoding CBS domain-containing protein, whose amino-acid sequence is MEIIISHQRTDFDGLASMVAVQKLYPQAIMVFSGKVTNNVKKFMALYKDRITIKHSRDIDKAKVDRVIMVDTRVASRVGSFSNLVQKDEIDVLIYDHHLDRNKNLENAREIVKSVGATTTLLVNELKQKSIEITSFEATLFALGIYEDTGCLVYKSTTSADAKAVAYLLEQGANLEIVEEYIEYSLDRKQHQLFNKLLDSLHQISVKGFKIDVFQSETEEYIPDISLLAHKLNELHNADALFVLVKYDHKILIIGRSNNDSINIAEILKYYGGGGHDRAASATLKVKEDKSLMDYQEELICTINEKVTPAILVEDIMSTPVKTVTPDVSMGEADEIMLRSGYSGLIVLDNEEIKGIISRRDIDKVRKHGLLHAPVKGYMSSNIVSINAKSSLKEVQDTIVDHDIGRLPVVDEQGELVGIVSRSDLLKLFYGKDDYLKNKQNLYGRSLVQVQEKRYDITDKLNLVDQEIITLLKEAGNLADQMEIKLYIVGGFPRDLLLERVNLDLDLVVEGDGVEFARRFAQKLKGELDIYHEFGTAVLSLENNLKVDIASTRVEYYSKVASLPEVESGSIQQDLFRRDFSINALAIQLNSSSFGQLVDYFNGKNDLEAGIIRLLHNFSLYDDPTRIFRGLRFASRYGFKFELRTKELIRQAVDLDVIEKLSNNRLFNKLELGLKDRYPIKFINLLQEENILNYISENISWDESKESLANNIKKVLRWLDELKVSFNFDEWILYLMVLILGLEEEDVKEFNKRFNLKNNISYRLLNTLEVDNIITKLDKVESNSEIYYLLEGLAIEDIVLILIKDFSLREKVRLYLEELRWIDIKISGDDIIEFGIQPGPLFTEILKAIKKAKLDDKINSYEEEKKFLENYIAERNG
- a CDS encoding site-2 protease family protein, which translates into the protein MNKIAELALLIPILLLSLSMHEFAHGKMADLLGDPTPKMTGRLTLNPMAHLSLMGTLVLLITRRFGWAKPVQVNPRYFKDQRKGMMLVGLSGPLANVLLAIVFALIFKFAAGYLFQIANPYIIRYLFLIAISINLGLAIFNLIPVPPLDGSKILEGILPASMDHIIRNLEAYGPFFLLFFAFSGFLGSILGPIIMIVRNLLFNIVGI
- the trpS gene encoding tryptophan--tRNA ligase; amino-acid sequence: MEKKGTILSGMRPTGKLHLGHLIGVLDNWNKLQDEYNCIFEVADWHALTTKYDQTEGLQTNIREQVIDWISAGIDPDKSIIFVQSHVPEIAELHLLLSMIVSVSRLERNPTYKEQVQELGVKDSIPFGLLEYPVLQAADILAFKGTAVPVGEDQLPHIEITREIARRFNYLYDEVFVEPEAKLGKVTKLLGLDGRKMSKSYGNAIYLSDKKEEIEGKVKSMVTDPQRIRLKDPGNPEVCSVYSYHKIFSKGRVDEVAKGCKNASLGCMDCKAILTESIVDYMTDIHQRRAELEENPELVDQILADGAQKARKIAKETLEEVRSAMNLKWE
- a CDS encoding segregation and condensation protein A, which encodes MGYEVKIDAFQGPIDLLMHLLKKNKVEIYDIPISKITKQYLEYIANMKKLDLDVASEFLVMAAQLMEIKAQTLLPKKKSDDEEEEIDPRQELVEKLLEYKKYKQLAFELKEFEHEKRQSYTRNVAPLLVDLEFEKSNPLEGVSVDKFISAFHKAIKRGKKKQEKINEDDKSKKKLNQLQEEELTIKEQQGYIMQRLILSKGQMNFMNLFSNIISRLEIVVTFMALLELIKINEVKIKQDDNFDEIIIYSVSRSSDKSTDTIK
- the scpB gene encoding SMC-Scp complex subunit ScpB — translated: MLSEVEIKAAIEALLFMATDPLKMKEIKKVLEVDKRKIKQAIDLIRQEYSRNDKGIELIQINKGYQLQTKANYQSFVKELHKPEMNNKLSQAALETLAIIAYKQPVTRAEIEDIRGVNVEKALKTIQKRGLIAEVGRKDTIGNPIIYGTTVDFLQYMGLESLDELPPAQEFTELNEDEIPEELSE
- a CDS encoding DUF2953 domain-containing protein: MPIKLKVKLYAEQTKGDLIFKLRITFFKYKLELPFLHIDQKFSISSLFLQAELERKLGKDIKIKEDLEGGEKNYEDLNNIVLFFKEIKQGLSNTEDILSIIDRCEYFSWKTNFGFANPAYTGVITGFLWSIKGVIISIIENNLKFKSRPFFEVNPEFDYPIPFKTKFEGIFVFKLGNIMFIGLKVSFIQLKRRLKING